The genomic DNA GGAGTGTAAAGTCCTGGTGGTGGATCCGGTCAGCTAGGAGGCAAGGAGGGAAGGGGGCAAGGAGGGAAGGACTCAGGGAGAGGCGAGAGGAAAGGACAAGGAAGCAGTGaggagaaagaaacattttgatttaaacaggaagatgaagaagaagaagataaaactTTCCTGCATGAAgaaagagactgaacaaacagACACCATGTACTAATTTAATGTATTatcatgtttatgtgttatttAAATGGAGACgttacagaaacaaaacatgcagctgcttttattatcagtctatttgtaatataatataatttaatataatttttaatttaatataatttaatataatttaatataatataaactaaAGAAATTCAATCAGCCTCAGCTGGTGTCTACTGATcattagctaacgttagcatgctaacatattAAGTTAAGATGTTGACCATTATACTTGCTAATcatctgttagcatgctaacatgctaaactaagaggCTTATCATTTaatctgttagcatgctaatacgCTGAGCTAAGATGGTGACCTTTATACTTGCTAATCATctgttagcatgcaaacattcTCAACTAAGatgcttttaatttaatctGCTAATCATCTGTTAGCTTGCtagtatgctaagctaagatggtCCCCATtgtacctgctaaacatctgttagcctgctaacacgctaaactaagatgcttatcatttaatttgttaGCATGCAAAAATGCTCAACTAAGATAGTCCCCATtgtacctgctaaacatctgcatgttagcattttaaCAAGCTAAGCTAATATGGTGAcccattatacctgctaaacatctgttagcatgctaacacgctaagcTTAGATGGTAAacatacctgctaaacatctgttagcatgctaacaggctaaattAATATGGTAAACATTTTATCTGCTAAacatctgttagcatgctaacaggcttaATTAAGATGGTAAatattatacctgctaaacatctgttagcatgctaacagcattttaaacaataacagGCTAAATTAAAGCTAAACatttgttagcatgctaacaggctaaattaatatggtaaacattatacctgctaaacatctgttagcatgctaacacgctaagcTTAGATGGTAAacatacctgctaaacatctgttagcatgctaacaggctaaattaatatggtaaacattatacctgctaaacatctgttagcatgctaacaggctaaattaagatggtaaacattttatctgctaaacatctgttagcatgctaacaggcttaATTaatatggtaaacattatacctgctaaacatctgttagcatgctaacaggctaaattaagatggtaaacattttatctgctaaacatctgttagcatgctgctaAGCTTAGATGGTAAacatacctgctaaacatctgttagcatgctaacaggctaaattaagatggtaaacattgtatctgctaaacatctgttagcatgctaacaggctaaattaatatggtaaacattatacctgctaaacatctgttagcatgctaacacgctcaactaagatggtaaacatacctgctaaacatctgttagcatgctaacacgctaagctaagatggtaaacatacctgctaaacatctgttagcatgctaacaggctaagcTTAGagatacctgctaaacatctgttagcatgctaaaggCTAAATTATGGTAAACATTTGATCTGCTAAacatctgttagcatgctaacaggctaaactaagatgcttatcatttaaaatgcatgctaaacctgctaaacatctgcatgttagcattttaaCAAGCTAAGCTAATATGGTGACCcgttatacctgctaaacatgttagcatgctaacaggctaaattaagatggtaaacatacctgctaaacatctgttagcatgctaacaggctaaattaagatggtaaacattttatctgctaaacatctgttagcatgctaacaggcttaATTAAGATGGTAAatattatacctgctaaacatctgttagcatgctaacacgctcaACTAAGATagtgatttcaacattttgacCCAGACGAGGagtccattatcaggaattagGAGCCCAGTTGACCTTTAATCAATACGAGATAATGGACACCTAGAGAAGTATTATCCCACTTATAACACGGTCACTTGCCAAAGACAAAAGTTTGGatcattcatttgtattttcatgtgttttgcaACTAAAATCGAtagtttttacacatttaatactctctgtttccatggtaacctTTTTGGTGTGTTAAAACCTGGAACAGTCGGTACCGTCCCGTTCCTATGCAATGGGATCGTTGTTCACTGCTGCAGGAAATAGGACGGCgcctcttgtggccaaaattagtattacaacaataaaaacacaaacaaaaacgtTTCACCtgccaaagcttttttttttgtttcacaattTGCTTTCAGGAAATTGGAAAAATTATCCTGACAAGATGTTCTTTTTTCCAGGTcataaacagaaaagagaaaacatttacgATCCAAATTAAAAAGCGAATcacaagatttgtttttttctctcatttttccTCTCAGAGCTTCCGTAGATACTGAgagcaaaaactaaaaaaacaacaaccatcaATGTATTTCAACatcatttctttactgtaaaatatatggaaacattaaaattgtatatttattgtaaCATCTGAACTTTAAACAACATTCATTGTAACATTCTCTAAACAGCTGTATAGCAGTCCAGTGATTCATTCACactgaacaaaataaagttaaaataaataagtatacaCTGTGACTGGTGTTGTATTCGACTGTTTGTTTATGTAGACTCGTGGAAGGCGCTTTATAAAGAGAGAGTGACGCCATCTTGCTGCATATTTAAGTATAGAAGTGgtcgtagtcatggtgacgtcactcattggtttgtggactgatgttttgaagcctcgagttcggcgtCTTGGTTACAtcggtcgccatcttggctttttctgcaaccagtgaacaggaagtgaccatatttggactgtggaggagtgatgtagagacgcctatacgtctctggtgacgacctgtcaatcagtgtgtagccccgccctaaaccattggtttgtggactgccgttttgaagccttgagtttggcattttggccgccgccatcttgtttttttgcaaccagtgaacgtaccctgctttatgatctgtttgactctaaatggagcatcatttactaaatgaacatcacgctgtattgaagaagacttgaaactagagattgagaccataaactcatgtttacaatgtttactgagggaataaatcaagagagaagtagagtcattttctcatagacttctatacaaccagaggagtcgccccctggtggacagcagagagaatgcagctttaacacaggtaGCAGAACCAGAAGTTGCCTCCAGGatcaaacattttggttttaatggGACATTTTTGGTCCTTAAGGATGTTGAGTGTTTATATTGTTGTCTTCACAGTTTATTAGAATTCCAAAATTGAATTATCTCTTTCCCTTAGAGATACACAAGTGTTCAACTAAATCtacaaatgtatacatttacaGATGTGAATGTTTGAATTGATATCCAGatgttaaatctttttttaagatctGTGTCTTTGATAGCAGTCTCTGGAGGGGGACTTTCTCCTATTGTTCTCCTGAAGTTGAGAACCATCTCCTTTGTCTTTTGAGGTGTTGAGCTTGTTGTGGTTCCACCTCTCAGCCAGATGTTCCCAGATGTTCCCCCTCATGGCTGCAGGACGTCTCCTTCTTGTCTAACATCAGCCCTGACTCCTGTGACGTCGTTTTCTAATTTATATATAGTTTGCGGTGGATGGGAGGGGGTGAGGAGTGTGAATAGCAGGGGCCCCAGCATACAGCCCTGTGGGACTCCTGCTGAGGAGATCCACAGTGAGGAACCGAGACCCTGGTTGTGTAGTTTGATAGTTTTAAGAAGCTGATTTTTGactgcataataaataaaaatgcaccaAAACGTGACCTTATACCagactgaaaaaataaagtgcCTCTAGTTTTTATTACAGAAAATATgatgtaatttgtttttgtttttttcaaacaaatacattaaagatTCACATACTGAAAAATGATAGTCATTaattttatacatttctttttacattgaCATAAgccatttacagcagcatagaggatagttatagtaaaagaaaaacaagataaaataaaatgaaataaatattataaataagtatatatttgtgtttcttttgaaCAAAATGGTATGTGAATAAAGAAACCTAAAGATAATGTGTTTGgcatcttatttattttactaattaaatataagataaaatagagataaagataattattaatgtttgataagataagataaaataagataaccatttacaggattacagcagaaGGATAGTTAGGAcaagaaaagaataaaataaataaaaaaacagtaaaagaaaagtccaaataactgaaaaagaaatattataaaataaacacctaaagaaaaatgtgaataaaccTAAAGATAGTGTGataatcttgtttattttactaattaaatataagataaaataagataaaaaagaaccatttacaggattacagcagcatagttaTAGTGTAAATAAACGGTATAATGTGAATAAAGAAACCTGCACCTAAAGATAATGTGTATGGCTTcttaattaaatataagatgaaagataattattaatgtttgatcatttacaggattacagcagcatagatagtTATagtgtaaataaactgtataatGTGAATAAAGAAACCTAAAGATAAAGTGTGATAATCTTATTTATTTGACTAAAACATGCATTCAGTGCATTAGGTAAACATGAGTCTCTCTCTTTAGTGGATGTGGgggctcttaaaagagccgttgtgtgggtgtgtgtagcCGGGTCGTCTCTACTTCTTGGCGGCCTTCTCGGTCTTCTTGGGCAGCAGCACCGCCTGGATGTTGGGCAGCACGCCGCCCTGAGCGATGGTCACTCCGCCCAGCAGCTTGTTGAGCTCCTCGTCGTTGCGGACGGCCAGCTGCAGGTGACGGGGGATGATCCTGGTCTTCTTGTTGTCGCGGGCAGCGTTTCCAGCCAGCTCCAGGATCTCAGCGGTCAGGTACTCCAGCACCGCCGCCAGGTACACCGGAGCTCCGGCACCGACACGCTGGGCGTAGTTACCCTTCCTCAAGTGTCTGTGGACACGGCCGACGGGGAACTGGAGGCCGGCCCGAGAAGAGCGGGTCTTCGCCTTCGCTCTGGCCTTTCCGCCGGTCTTTCCTCTTCCGGACATgttggttgttttgttgttttgctggaGAGAAGATAAGCTGCGGAATGCTCAAACCGGCTTTATATATGAACCGAACTGCTCGCTGATTGGTCAGAGCGAGCGTAGCTGTGATCGTCCAATCAGAAAGGAGCTCACGTCAAGTTCCTATATACTgctccttcaaaataaaatctaacaaTTAACTGGAAGTTCATGTATTCCACATTGGAATTGTTTACTTTCTTGTTCTgaaaaagcctttttatttttgtattgtttcataaaagtgagaaggaaacaaaatgaaagtctATCTTAACACTTACACGacagaataataatatacaaatatatatatatatatatataaaatagtataataataataatataaaaaaaaaatatatatatatatatataaaaaatataatatatatatatatatatatttgtattttattatattttattatttgtctggttaaaaaaataaatatatatatttgtctgaaaaatgtgaacacaaacccaatatttcaaaaataaaatatgactgATTAAGCTGGAATTACATGAATTACAGTATGCGGTCCTTTTGCAATGATCTAATATGTTGGTCTATAATAAATCCTCTTCATGGGTactctgtaataaaaaaatgtatatgtatatattattattatatatattattaaatatgtcATAATACCCACATAATGTTGATTACATAATCAAGTTCCTCTTAAATTATTTCATAAATACAGTTATGGTTAAAGCCTTGGGGCACCTTCATGAGACAAGATGGTGTTCAgacatgtattatatttatttttatattacattacattacagtcatttagcagacgcttttatccattattttatttatttattatttatttattttttattatatactaCAGAGTACTTAAAGAGGAATTTACAATATATTTAGGTGCATTTATTGTAAACTACAATATTAAGTCTGCCATGGAAAATAATGTATATGTACACCTAACAcctaatgtaataaatatgagTTCTCAGactgttcatttctttttttttaaccattttgaCCCACAACTGTTTTTATGggtattttataataaaaaaaaaatgatatgtatatatgtgaaaGGGGTGTCGTGATATACCtgcaaatgtaattattattattgaacaaaTAATAAAGTTCCTCCTAAATTATTTCATAAACAAAGTTCTGGTTAAAGACTTTTGGCACCTTCCTGAGACGAGATGGTGTTCAGACAtgtattgcatttatttttatatactaCAAAGTATTCAAAGAGgaatttataatatatttaggAGCATTTATTGTAAACTACATGTACAcctaatgtaataaatattgtctcctgttcattttttttgtgaaaatctaATATTTGTGATTTAAGATGTGCATGCAGAATGTTTGGTTGTTCTTTTTACAGCAGTTTATCTAACAGCAAGACAATAAATATGACccacaatgtttttattatttgtctggtaaaaaaatactatatatatatatatatatataattattatatattatatatattatatatattataaatatatatatatatatacatttgtattttattatttgtctggttaaaaaaaaatatatatatatatatatatatattagtatttatatatttaattattatttgtctggttaaaaaaatactatatatatatatattatatatgttatattatactatttttttattatatatatatattataaaaatactatatatatatatatattagtattttattatttgtctggttaaaaaaaaaaatatatatatatatatattagtaatatatatttgtcttttatatatatatatatatataaaatactatatattatgtctataaaaaaatactatatatatacatattgttatattatactattttatatatattataaaaatactatatatatatataatatattatatatatatatttgtattatatatatatatatatatattatacatttgtattttattatttgtcttgttaaaaaaaatactatgtatatatatatatacacatttgtattttattatttgtctggttaaaaaaaaaaatataatatattataatatactattatataaaataaaaatactatatatgtatatatatatatatatattatttgtctggttaataaaatatatatatatatatatatatatatattatatatattataaaaatatatatatattattttattttatatatattatatatatattatatatatatatatatatatataaaaataccatatatatatattattataatattttttatatatatataataaaaataccatatatatattatactattttatatataaattacattataaaaatactatatatatatatacacacacaattattATTCGTCTggttaaaacataaatatttatatattttaaccagagaataataataaatatatacacatatttattttatatgtatctATGACAGGCCCTGCAGCTCTCtcaggtgcgtgtgtgtggctcttaaaagagccgttgtgtgtgtgtgtgtgtgtgtgtggtgtgtgcgGGTCTCGGTCAGGTTAAGCCCTCTCTCCGCGGATGCGGCGGGCCAGCTGGATGTCTTTGGGCATGATGGTGACCCTCTTGGCGTGGATGGCGCACAGGTTGGTGTCCTCGAACAGACCGACCAGGTAAGCCTCGCTGGACTCCTGCAGAGCCATGACGGCGGAGCTCTGGAAGCGCAGGTCGGTCTTGAAGTCCTGAGCGATCTCCCTGACGAGGCGCTGGAAGGGCAGCTTGCGGATCAGCAGCTCGGTGGACTTCTGGTAGCGACGGATCTCCCTCAGAGCCACGGTACCGGGCCTGTAGCGATGGGGCTTCTTCACTCCGCCGGTGGCCGGGGCGCTCTTACGGGCGGCTTTGGTCGCCAGCTGCTTCCTGGGAGCTTTTCCTCCGGTGGACTTACGGGCGGTCTGCTTGGTTCTGGCCATCGTGAACGAATGCTGTGAGAGCGGGAACAGCGGCTTTATGAAGAGCTGCCGGAGTCAGGGCAGCGCTGATTGGTCCAGACGGAGAGACACGTGCTCTGTGGGTGAGCTACTATTGGACGAAAGGAATTCAAAGTGAACCACTCACACAGCGGCTGGGATCAAATTGTCCCGCCCTTTCCGGTTGACCAAAATGGAagctattatattatattatattatattatattatattatattatattatattatattatattatattatattatattatattatattattatatttattattatattatattattatattattattatattacattatattatattatattatattatattatattatattattatattatattatattatattacattatattatattatattatattatattatattacattatattatattattacatttattattatattatattatattattattacattatattatattatattatattatattacattatattatattatattacattatattacatttattacattatattatattatattatattatattatattacattatattatattatattacattacattacattacattattattattatatcatttacgCTTTTATCCAATATATCAAGAGAACTATAGTCATAAGtataaacaagcatctaaaagcataaaccagagcaaaagtatagcgCAGAAgcaaaattaatatatataatattatatatataattatatatatatatagtatttttaaatatatatataatatataaaatatataatattataatatatatatgtatatatatatatttttagacaaataataatatatatatataatagtataatatatatatatatatatatatatatatatatagtatttttataatatatatatatatatataaaatagtataatattataaaaataaatatatatatagtattttaatatatatatatataaatagtataatattataactatatatatatatatatatagtattttttttttaaccagacaatattattaaatatcattaaCAGTTTGATGGTTGACTAGTTATTGATAACAAAGATGTTCTATTACAATCAATTAAATGAAGAATACTGCTGGCGAGGCACCAAGGTGTCTCCAGTGACAATCTGAGGCAGTTAATTCAGTTTAATGTCAGAATTAAAACCAGATATCCGACACTTCTTTTCTCTCAGATCTTTTTTATtcaatacatgtttgtttgggaaatattcaaaatgtactcAATTAACAAAGATTCTTAACTTAATTAAAAGCTTATAAAAAGATGTAATAGCACTAGCATTTCCTTATAACCCCGCCTCCAAGCCAGGAAGTAAACAGCTCTGGTCATGTGacaatttacacaaaacatGTGACACCGGAGATATTTAATTAAGACcctttattatttcaatattcaCAGGAAAATGCATTGATACATCATTCTGTCACATTTTAGAGccttataacattttattggtAACTTGTGTGACCAATTTTATTGAATCAaccatttttgtcattttactgTAGTTTTCAGTACCATTGTTGTATTCAGATTTTTGAGCAAACGCAAATAAACCCACAACATACAAATATCCAGTAGGTAAGAATTAAACATATTGAAAACACATCTGAATGCAGATGAATGTGTGAAAGTGaaggtgtttgttttgatttgaaagACGTGTGAATCATAAATATGACATTAAACCATGAACAAATGAGTAAaacgttaaaaaacaaactgatctTGTGGAGTATATGAGGAACAAAATGGACCCGATTAATCTGGAATATAATGTCTCTTCAAAGACAATCGCAGTTTTTGGACgatgtagaagaagaagatttaAATGGCGACGCTGTTCTCGATGCGTCCAGGACAGAGGTAAGGATACGGCAGCTCCAGTTGGCTGTTGCGGTCCGTGATGTCATCAGAAATGGCCCTGAGGTCGGCCTGCACCGCCTCCACCAGCCCGCGGTGGGCGTCGTCTTTGAAGACCGCCTCCTTGTAGTGACACAGAGGAACCTGCAGGGGGCGACACACACAGGAGCTCACTTCCTCCTTAGTTCACAACACACAAACGTTCGGTAGATAAACGTGAATTCAGTCAGCCGGTTAACGTGCTACGATGTAGCATGTTAGCGTACAATCTGCCTacatttagcatgttagcatgctacgTTAACATCGTCATGTTTGTTGATCACTGAGaagacaaaataagataaaagtTGATTGATTTCTAGCAGGGTAGTTGTCGTTTTTCAATTTCagctcgttacatgaatacttttcaaaataaacttccgtcttcacaggaaacaacttagttaggtttaggaaaatatgcaaaaatactaagttaggtttaaTTAATCTTCAAAGGTATTCATGAGAACAGCCTAAGGGGTGGAGCCTCACAAAGTCAATGGCGGGTTGCGACAGCAGCGTCAGCGCCGACAGGATTCGACAGCTGGAGTTCACCTCCGGCAGGAAGGACATGATGTCGTCCTCCGTCCTCAGCGAGCCTTTGACCTGCGGAGGAGGACGAAACATGGAGGACGGATAGTTCGGTATCCAGAGAGCGAAGTCCAGctggaggagacaaagagagaggagtgaggacaAAAGTCAGAGACCTGTTGATAATATCTTAAACCGTCAGAGTCTCCAGGTGACGTGGAGTTCTTCTGCACAAGTTTTGATGACACGTCTGATGAACATCCTcgagtgatgtcacttgagtcagcgtcGGTCGAAGGCGGTGTTCAGTCAGAAGGAAGTGAAACCTGCTGCTCACCTCTGCTGCTACGACTtttgatccttttcttttttaaactttggagGACTCCTTTAAAGGAAATGTCAAATATCCCAAAAATatggttcattaaaaaaattaagtggAGTCTCAGCTCTAATAGAGGGATTTTGACAGTCGATTACTGCaaattctttatatttatagtgAACACAAAAACTAATTTGAGGTTCTGACTGTTTCAAAGTGAAATGAGAacatttgtttcacttatttAGACTTCagaaacctaaaaaaaactgtttgtgtgtctgaaaaGTATCTTTTAACGTCCTTGTTTTAGTCGTGTGAGCGTC from Anoplopoma fimbria isolate UVic2021 breed Golden Eagle Sablefish chromosome 24, Afim_UVic_2022, whole genome shotgun sequence includes the following:
- the LOC129113350 gene encoding histone H2A-like, with the protein product MSGRGKTGGKARAKAKTRSSRAGLQFPVGRVHRHLRKGNYAQRVGAGAPVYLAAVLEYLTAEILELAGNAARDNKKTRIIPRHLQLAVRNDEELNKLLGGVTIAQGGVLPNIQAVLLPKKTEKAAKK
- the LOC129113348 gene encoding histone H3; translation: MARTKQTARKSTGGKAPRKQLATKAARKSAPATGGVKKPHRYRPGTVALREIRRYQKSTELLIRKLPFQRLVREIAQDFKTDLRFQSSAVMALQESSEAYLVGLFEDTNLCAIHAKRVTIMPKDIQLARRIRGERA